TTGAAAGCATTCGCGTCACGGGCAACGCCTCCGAAAAGGGGCTGGGCGCCAATGTCAGCACCAGCCTGGGAGACCTTGCGACCGGCGGCAACTCGTTCGACCAATCACTGATCGGCAAAGCCCTGCACGACGCCGTCGCCCAGCTGGTCAAGCGAGTCACGAAAGACCAGTCGAAGATGACGCACTACACGGCGAGCCCAGGTTCAGGCACCACCGGCAGCCAGCCGCGGCCTGCGACGGTGACGATTGATATCGTTCCCGGCCAGAGGACGATCTTCTAGGACGACGTGCAGTCGTTTGGGTTGGCACCTATACTCGTCGGTGCCCCACGTTGTGGGGCGGTCATCGACGCCCAGCCGGTGCGCCCCGACCCAACCGGACACATCGCGCATGGCATCCCACGGGCGCAACGCTTCTGCCTTTGACTCCAGTTGCTCGTCAAGAACGAGAATTGGGTCGTCGTCACCAGTGATCTCTAGATGCAAGCTCGCGGCCTGGACAGAGTCTTGAAGCCAGAGAAAATAGGGGTTGCCCCCGACCGCGATGCGAAATGACTCCGGCAGGGAGTTCCACGTTTCAAGGGAAATGACAGCGGCAGTGATTTGTGGGCACGTCCATCGCATGACCTCTGCGAGTTCCTCAATGAGCGAGACGCGCCGGTACGGCCTCCAGCGCTCACCGCCGAGCGGATCGTACTCCTCAGATCCCGCGTAGCAGGGGGAGGCGTGGAATCCGACCTGCGACAGCCCATACTCCTCCAGAATGCACTCCCAGTTGAGAGCGAACTCATGCCAAGCGTCGGCATCGGCCGACAGGCCGCCCGCACCGACGTGGGACGTGCTCGGGTCCGTGTGCTGACCGCTCTCATCCCAATAGCCGTTAATCACCAGGACAAAGGTATGAGGGGGATTGACGCGGCAGAATGCGCGCGCAAACGACTGGAACAAAGAGGGCACTATTCAGCCCATTTGTAACGTCATAAACTGAGCCAGTACCACGGGTTGCCGAATTGACTTCGCTCCGTGAGCGGCATAACTTCGCGGCCATCCGCCGGGGGCGGCCAGGTCTGCCCTCCCATCCCCTGTCCGCAGCCGGCCCGGTCTCGTATGAACCAGACGACAGCCGACTTCCTCGCCACGGTGCCGCTGCTGAGCGGCCTGAACCGCCAAGAACTCGAGCGGTTTGGCGAGTTGACCCGCGAGAAGGCCTATCCACGGGGCAGCGTGATCCTGTTCGAGGACGACCCGGGGGACTCGCTTTTCGTGGTCCGCACGGGGCGGGTGAAGGTGGTGCTCATCGGCGAGGACGGCCGGGAGGTGATCCTCGGCGTGCTCGGCGTGGGCGAGCACTTCGGCGAGCTGGCGCTGATCGACGACCGCCCCCGCTCCGCCCACGTGATCGCCATGGAGGATTCCAAACTGCTCGTGCTCCGGCGCGACGACTTCCGGGCCCGCGTGGAATCCAGCCCCACCGTGGCCTGGTCGCTCCTCACCGAACTGTCGCGGCGGCTGCGGCGGGCCGACGACAAGATCGGCGGGCTCGTGCTGCTCGATGTGCCGGGTCGGATTGCCCGCCTCCTGCTCGATCTCGCCGAGGAGAGCGGCAGCGCCGTGATCGAGAAGTCGCTCACGCACCAGACCATCGCGCAGATGATCGGCGCGAGCCGCGAGACCGTGTCGCGCGCCATGAAGGAATTCCAGGATTCCGGCTGGGTTGCCGTGGAGCGGCGGCGCATCACCGTGGTCGACCGGGCCGCCCTCGAGCGCCGCGCTCGCGTGCGCATGTGACCGCCGTCACCATGCGGCAGTGACGACCCGCCTAGCCGCAACCGGCGCGCGCAGCCAATTCTTGTCCTGACGCACCGAGACCAGCGGATATGAGCCTGCGACTTCAGTTCTGGGGCACGCGAGGATCGATTCCGAGCCCTGGTTTACAGACGGTGCGTTACGGGGGCAACACGCCCTCCGTGGAAGTACGCACGTCCGACGGATGGCTGATCATTCTCGATGCCGGCACGGGACTGCGCGAACTGGGGCGGTCGCTCATCGCGCGGGCCAACGGGGCGCCGATCATCGGCGACATTTTTCTCACGCACGCGCACTGGGATCACATTCAGGGCATCCCATTCTTCGCACCGTTGTTCCAGAGAGGAAACCATTTCACGATCTGGGGAGCCAAGACGCTGGAGACGAGCATCGACCGGGTGGTCCGGGATCAGATGTCGCCCGTGGTGTTCCCCGTGACGTTCGAGGAGATGGAAGCGCAGATCGAATTCTCGGAGATCGCGCAGGAGACGCGGAGGCGGCACGGATACGAAGTTTCGGCATATCCCGTCAGGCATCCCGGCGGGGCCCTCGGGTATCGCTTTCTGGAATCGCGCCCGGGCGCGCATGCCCTGGTGTACATCTCGGACAATGAGTTGGGAGTGGGAGGCGATTACGACGCCCTCGACGGCTGGCGCGACGGCCTGGTGGCGTTCGCGCGCGGCGCCAGGGTGTTGGTGCACGACACGACCTACACCGCGGGCGAGTACGAGCAGTACCGCGGCTGGGGACACTCGACGAACGGCGACGCCGTTCTGTTGGCCCTCGAGGCGGGGGTGGAGCAGCTCGTGCTCTTCCATCACCGGCCGGAGCGCACCGACGACGAGGTGGACCAGCGGGTCGCCGAGTGTCGGGCGATGGTGGAAGAACGGGGGGCGCGACTGGATGTCGTCGCGGCTGCCGAGGGAATGACGCTGATGGTGTAGGCGAGTTCGGATGTGCGTGTCTCGGGAGGAGATCATGAAGCGTTTCGCTCGCACGGCATGGGCGCTGGTTCTGGCTGGTGCGGCATTCCCGCCGGCGACGGCCGTGGCCCAGGAGGCCAACCGGCCGGTGGTGGCGATATTGGGTTTCGACAACAACTCGATCGGGAAGGACGCGTCCGACTACAACGGCATCGGCACGGCCATCGCCGAGATGCTGATCACGGAACTCGCGAAGAATCCGAACGTCGTCGTCGTGGACCGCGCACACATTCGGGAGGTGCTCCGGGAGCAGGACCTGGTGCGCAGCGGGCAGGTCGATCCCGGAACCGCGGTGCGACTCGGCAAGCTGCTCGGCGCCCAGTACATGATCACGGGTGGGTTCATGAGCGACGGGCGCGGCGACATGGTGCTCACGGCGCGCTCGATCAACGTGCAGACCACGGCCGTAGCGAACCCGCAGCGCGTGCAGGCCAAGACCGACGACGTGCTGGGCATGATCGCGCAGCTGTCGGCGAAGGTGTCGAACGACATGAAACTGCCGGCCCTGGATCATGGCACCGGCACGCGCGATGGCGGCGCCAAGCCCGCCAAGATGGATCTGCGGACGGCGATGCTGTTCGCCAAAGGGCTGGACGCCGAGGACACGGGCGATCGGGCACGGGCAGCGGAGTTGTTCCACCAGGTACTGGACAAGTTCCCCCACTACCCGCCCGCCGAGCAGCATCTGGCAAGAGTCATCAAGTCCGGCAATTGATGGAGTAGATGGTACCCTCGAGCCACCGGCGGCCCACGACGAGGCGGCCCGCCGACGACTCCGGGTTTTCCCACGCGAAGGGCCCGCATGAAGCCGCTGTTGATCGTGTCCGAGGTGCCCTGCCTCGGCGCCGCCTCGCTCGTTGCCGACCGCGCGGTCGAGGTACGCCGCGTGCGGACCCTTCCCGCGGCCGCGACCCTCGACCCCACCCGCCCCACCGTCGTGCTGCTCGATCGCGCGTTGGCCGCCACGAGCGCCTGCGCGGACGGCGGGCTTTCCGCGATCGGCGCCCGCGCGGTCCTGGTGGCCGTGGGCGAGCCCGGGCCGGGCGCCGATTTCCCGACGGATCTGGCGACGAGCTTCATTCCCGCCGACGCGCCGTCGGCGATGGTCGCCGCACAGCTGCGCGGAGCGTTCCGGCATGCCGCGTCGATCGTCGCGGTCAACGGCGCGCGCTATCGCGAGGAGCGGAGTCGGCGCGAACTCACCGACCTTACGCGGGTAGGCGTCGCGCTCAGCACCGAGCGCAACCTCACCACGTTGCTCGAGATGATCCTCAGCCACGCGCGACGCATCACGTGGAGCGACGCCGCGTCGCTCTACCTCGTGGAACGGCGCGCCGACGGCACGCCGAGCACGACCCTGCGCTTCATGCTGTCGCAGAATCATTCGGTGCCCGACATCCCGTTGCGTGAGTTCACGGTCCCCATCGATCACACGAGCCTGGCCGGCTACTCCGCCGCGACCGGCACGGTGATGGCCATCGAAGACGTGTATCGCCTGCCAGAAGACGCGCCGTATAAGCAGAACCGCAGTTTCGACGAGAAGTTCGGGTACCGCACCAGATCCATGCTCGTGCTGCCGATGAAGACGCACCGCGAAGAAGTGATCGGGGTGCTGCAACTCATCAACCGCAAGCGGCGGTTCGACGCCACGCTCACGCAGCCCGAGGTGGGCGAGTGCGAGGTGCTGCCGTACCAGGCGCACGACCTGGAACTGGTCACGGCGCTCGCGGCACAGGCCGGCGTGGCCATCGAGAACAGCCTGCTCTACGAGGACATCGAGAAGCTGTTCGAGGGGTTCGTCACCGCGGCGGTCACGGCCATCGAGTCGCGCGACCCGACCACGTCGGGCCATTCGGGGCGTGTGGCCACGCTCACCGTGGGGCTGGCCGAGGCGGTGGATCGCGGCGGCGAGGGCCGGTACAAGGCCCTGCGGTTCAGCCCCGAGCAGATTCGCGAGATCCGGTACGCCGGGTTGCTGCACGATTTCGGCAAGGTCGGCGTGCGCGAGCAGGTCCTGGTGAAGCAGAAGAAGCTGTACGGGGCGGACCTCGGCGTCATCCGTCACCGCTTCGCCTTCTTGCTGCAGCGGGCCGAGCTCCAGTTCGAGCGCGAGCGGGCCGACTACCTGCTGGAGAACGGCACGGCGATGTACGACCACGCGGTGGGGCGGCTCGACGCGGCGCGGCGGGCCACACGCGCCGAGCTCGAGCGATTCATGGACGCCATTGTCTCGGCCAACGAACCGACCATCGTGTCCGAGGGGGCTTTCGAGGAGCTGTACGAGATCAATCGGCGCACCTACCGGGATTTCGACGGCGCCGAGCGGCCGCTTCTGCACGACGACGAATTGCAGTTCCTGTTGATCCGCAAAGGCAATCTGGACGAGCGCGAGCGCCGCGAGATCGAATCGCACGTCACGCATACGTACCGCTTCCTGGGGCAGATCCCGTGGACGCGGGAGCTGGCAGGAATCCCGGCCATCGCCTACGGACACCACGAGAAGCTCGACGGGCGGGGCTATCCGCGGCGGATCAAGGCCGACGCGATCCCGGTGCAGACGCGGATGATGACGATCGCGGACATCTTCGACGCGCTGACGGCCACCGACCGCCCGTACAAGCGAGCGGTGACGCACGAGCGGGCACTGGATATCCTCGGCCGGGAGGCCAGCGAGGGGATGCTGGACGGCGAGCTGCTGCAGACGTTCATCGCGGCCGGGGTGTTTCGCAGGGTGGAGAAGCCGGAAGTCTGAACGAGCGCCGCCGCGCACCACCGGCGGTGCGCCTGCAGGTCTTGCGGCGATTCACGCCGGGGTCTATCAGTAGTCAGGTATTGGCTGCCGACTGCCTCATCCTCCGCCGTGTATTCCACCTGCCTGCACTGCAACGCCCACCTCGGCACCAACGAAGTGATCGAGGCCTTCCCCGTGGGACGCCGTCTGGCGTTCGACGGCGCGAAGGGACGGCTGTGGGTCGTGTGCCCCAAGTGCCGCCGGTGGAACCTGAGCCCGATCGAGGAACGGTGGGAGGCGATCGAGCAGTGCGAGCGCGAGTTCCGGGACACGCGACGGCGGACATCGACCGACAATATCGGGCTGGCGAAGACCCGCGAGGGGTTGGAACTGGTGCGTATCGGCGCGCCGCAACGTCCCGAGATGGCGGCGTGGCGGTATGCGCGGGAGTTCGGCAAGCGCTGGAAGACGCGGGGGCTGCCGTTGCTGGGCGGCATCGGGACGCTGCTCGGGCTCAACATCCTGTCCACGGCGCAATTGGTCAGCTCCGCGGTGGCGTTCGGCAGCATGGCAATACTGACCGTTGGTGGCGTCACCGTGATCCGCAGGAGCGGCCGCGCCCGCGTCGTGATGCCCGACGGCCGGGTGCGGACGCTTACCGCCACGAAGCCCCTGTATGCCGGGCTCGAGGCCGCGGACGAGGGCGGATGGGCGCTGCGTTGGAACGATGGCGAACAGGCCGGGATCGCGAACGGCGCCGAGGCCCGACGGGCCCTGCGCGGCCTGCTCACCATACGGAATTTCCAGGGCGCGCGGCCGGCTGGCATCAGGGACGCGGTCTCGCTCCTGGAACGGAGTCGCTCACCTGATCAGTTCGTCGATCGCGTTGCCCGTGCCACGCGTCCAGCCGGAGCGACGAGCGTGTTCTGGTATCCGCCAGACGTCTCGCTGGCACTCGAGATGGCGCTGCACGAAGACACCGAGCGCCGGGCTCTTGACGGGGAGCTCCAGGCACTGGCTGACGAGTGGGAGATGGCGGAGAAAATCGCGGGGATCGCCGACGATATGTTCATCGCTCCGGACGTTCGTCGGGCGCACGATGCACTCAAGCGGAGCGCCGGGCGATGAAACTTCGGTTGACGGTGGACTCCACGTTGCAGCCGCTCGAAAACGAACCGACACCGAAGGAGTTGGAGTGGTGGGCCGACGCGCGCCGGCCCATTCGCCGAAAGCACGTGCTGCAATTCACCGCGCTCATTTCGGTGCCAATCATGATCGGTCACGTTCTCGAGCGCGGGGTACACTCGTTGATCTCCTGGTCGGGTTTCGCGCTCATCTGCAGCCAACTTGCGATCGGACTTGGCGGCGGCGCCCTCAACTGGTTGATGCAGCGCAACACCCAGTTCCGACGGGCGCTCGTAGCCCGGCGACTGCGCCAGGCACTTACGGAAACGGAAGACGCGAACACCTGAGCACAACAGCCGGTGCGTCCCGGCGCGCTTGCTGGAGGCTGGAAGCGATCAGCCCACGCCTCTCAGCCTGCAGTTGGGCGGCGACTAGCGCGCCGCTACTTCCGCCCGTACCCCCCACCCCCCGGGGTTTCGATCGTCACCAGATCCCCGGGCTCGAGTTCGATCCGGCATTTGGCCGGAATCGTCTCGCCGTTGAGCGCGTTCCACCCGTGCCGCCCGTCGCCCCCGCCCGCCGCGCCGCGCGGCGCCGTCTTGCGACGCTCGGTGATCAGCGTGACCGTGCACCGCTCCAGCGCCCGGTAGCGCCGCACCACCCCGTGGCCGCCCCGATGGAGGCCCACGCCCCCGGAGCCCCGCCGCACGGCGTATTCCTCGATCCGCAGGGGATATATATTTTCTAATGCCTCGACCGGCGTGTTGAGCGTATTGCTCATCCCCACGTGTACGGCGTCCGGCCCGTCGGCGCGCGCGCTCGCCCCCTGCCCGCCCCCCAACGTTTCGTAGAACGTCCAGCCCGCCCCGCCGAAGGTGATGTTGTTCATCGTTCCCTGGCCCTGGGCCGCCACCGGCACTCCGGCGTTCGCCAGCGCGAGCATCAGCGTGTCCGTGATCCGCTGCGACATCTCCACGTTGCCCCCCGCCACCGCTGCGGGCCACTGCGCGTTCAACGCGCAGTCGTCGGGCACGCGCAATTCGATGGCCCGCGCGATTCCCTCGTTGGTGGGGACGTCGTCGTCGAGCAGCGTGCGTAACACGAACACGGCCGCCGCCCGCGTCACGGCGATGGGACAGTTCACGTTGCCCCGCACCACGGGCGAACTCCCCGTGAAATCGAGCTGCAGCGTATCGCCCACGGTCCGGACGCGCACGACCACCGGCACCGGGTCGTCGCTGATCCCGTCGCCCTCGAGCGCGTCGCGCGCAGAACTGTCGAGCGCGCCCAGCGCTGCGATCCGGGCGCGCGCGCGCCGCTCGGTGTAGTCCAGCACGGCATCCACGGCCGCCGCTACGCGCGCCGGGCCCTCCCGCGCGAGCAGCACCCGCCAACCGGATGCCCCGGCGGCACACGCCGCCAACTGCGCCCGCAGATCTCCCCGACGCTCCGACGGCGTACGCACGTTGGCGAGGATGAAGTCGAGGATCATCTCATCGAGCACGCCGCGGGCCACCAACCGCACCGGCGGAATGATCAGGCCCTCCTGCACCAACTCGGTGGCGCCCTGCGGCATGCTGCCCGGGCTCATACCACCCACGTCGGCATGGTGGGCGCGCACGGCGGCGAACCCCACGGTCGCACCGTCCTGCGCGATGGCCTCGACCAGGGTGAGGTCGGGCAGGTGCGACCCGCCGCGATAGGGATCGTTCAGAATGAACACGTCGCCCGGTTGCGGAGCGCACGCCATCACGGCGCGCACCGATTCGGGCATGGCGCCCAGGTGCACGGGGATGTGCGCCGCCTGCGCCACCATGCGACCGCGCGCGTCGAACAGCGCCGCCGACGCATCGCGCCGCTCCCGTATGTTCGGCGACAGCGCACTGCGCACGAGTACGGCGCCCATCTCCTCGGCGATCATCGCGAAGGCGTTGGCCATCACGCTCAATTCGAGGACGTCGAATTCGCTCATCGCGCGCGCTCCAACATCCAGCCGCCCATGGCGAGCGACGTCGCGGTCCACCCCGGCGACACGAGCATCGTGGCATCCGGCAGGATCACCGAACAGGGACCGGCGAGCGTCACCTCGCACCGCCCGCCGCTGTCGGTGCGCAAGGCGTCGTCCCAGCCATTCTCCGCGCCGCGCTCCAGCCGCACGGCCCGCGGCGCATCGCTCACCACGCAGCGCGCGCTCACGATCTCCACGTCCACCGGCAGATCGAAGCCCACGCGGGCGCGGTGCAGGTCGGAGAATCGGTCGCGAATGGCCGCCGGCGCGTCCCCCGGCGCCGCGGTCACATCCAGTTCGTGCCCCTGTCCCACGAAGCGCGCGCGCAGAAACCAGCGTCGGGTCCATCCAGGCGCTCCCTCGCACCGCGCCTCGGCATCC
This DNA window, taken from Gemmatimonadaceae bacterium, encodes the following:
- a CDS encoding Crp/Fnr family transcriptional regulator, producing MNQTTADFLATVPLLSGLNRQELERFGELTREKAYPRGSVILFEDDPGDSLFVVRTGRVKVVLIGEDGREVILGVLGVGEHFGELALIDDRPRSAHVIAMEDSKLLVLRRDDFRARVESSPTVAWSLLTELSRRLRRADDKIGGLVLLDVPGRIARLLLDLAEESGSAVIEKSLTHQTIAQMIGASRETVSRAMKEFQDSGWVAVERRRITVVDRAALERRARVRM
- a CDS encoding MBL fold metallo-hydrolase, which gives rise to MSLRLQFWGTRGSIPSPGLQTVRYGGNTPSVEVRTSDGWLIILDAGTGLRELGRSLIARANGAPIIGDIFLTHAHWDHIQGIPFFAPLFQRGNHFTIWGAKTLETSIDRVVRDQMSPVVFPVTFEEMEAQIEFSEIAQETRRRHGYEVSAYPVRHPGGALGYRFLESRPGAHALVYISDNELGVGGDYDALDGWRDGLVAFARGARVLVHDTTYTAGEYEQYRGWGHSTNGDAVLLALEAGVEQLVLFHHRPERTDDEVDQRVAECRAMVEERGARLDVVAAAEGMTLMV
- a CDS encoding CsgG/HfaB family protein, with product MKRFARTAWALVLAGAAFPPATAVAQEANRPVVAILGFDNNSIGKDASDYNGIGTAIAEMLITELAKNPNVVVVDRAHIREVLREQDLVRSGQVDPGTAVRLGKLLGAQYMITGGFMSDGRGDMVLTARSINVQTTAVANPQRVQAKTDDVLGMIAQLSAKVSNDMKLPALDHGTGTRDGGAKPAKMDLRTAMLFAKGLDAEDTGDRARAAELFHQVLDKFPHYPPAEQHLARVIKSGN
- a CDS encoding HD domain-containing phosphohydrolase, with translation MKPLLIVSEVPCLGAASLVADRAVEVRRVRTLPAAATLDPTRPTVVLLDRALAATSACADGGLSAIGARAVLVAVGEPGPGADFPTDLATSFIPADAPSAMVAAQLRGAFRHAASIVAVNGARYREERSRRELTDLTRVGVALSTERNLTTLLEMILSHARRITWSDAASLYLVERRADGTPSTTLRFMLSQNHSVPDIPLREFTVPIDHTSLAGYSAATGTVMAIEDVYRLPEDAPYKQNRSFDEKFGYRTRSMLVLPMKTHREEVIGVLQLINRKRRFDATLTQPEVGECEVLPYQAHDLELVTALAAQAGVAIENSLLYEDIEKLFEGFVTAAVTAIESRDPTTSGHSGRVATLTVGLAEAVDRGGEGRYKALRFSPEQIREIRYAGLLHDFGKVGVREQVLVKQKKLYGADLGVIRHRFAFLLQRAELQFERERADYLLENGTAMYDHAVGRLDAARRATRAELERFMDAIVSANEPTIVSEGAFEELYEINRRTYRDFDGAERPLLHDDELQFLLIRKGNLDERERREIESHVTHTYRFLGQIPWTRELAGIPAIAYGHHEKLDGRGYPRRIKADAIPVQTRMMTIADIFDALTATDRPYKRAVTHERALDILGREASEGMLDGELLQTFIAAGVFRRVEKPEV
- a CDS encoding hydantoinase B/oxoprolinase family protein, whose amino-acid sequence is MSEFDVLELSVMANAFAMIAEEMGAVLVRSALSPNIRERRDASAALFDARGRMVAQAAHIPVHLGAMPESVRAVMACAPQPGDVFILNDPYRGGSHLPDLTLVEAIAQDGATVGFAAVRAHHADVGGMSPGSMPQGATELVQEGLIIPPVRLVARGVLDEMILDFILANVRTPSERRGDLRAQLAACAAGASGWRVLLAREGPARVAAAVDAVLDYTERRARARIAALGALDSSARDALEGDGISDDPVPVVVRVRTVGDTLQLDFTGSSPVVRGNVNCPIAVTRAAAVFVLRTLLDDDVPTNEGIARAIELRVPDDCALNAQWPAAVAGGNVEMSQRITDTLMLALANAGVPVAAQGQGTMNNITFGGAGWTFYETLGGGQGASARADGPDAVHVGMSNTLNTPVEALENIYPLRIEEYAVRRGSGGVGLHRGGHGVVRRYRALERCTVTLITERRKTAPRGAAGGGDGRHGWNALNGETIPAKCRIELEPGDLVTIETPGGGGYGRK